A stretch of the Rhinoderma darwinii isolate aRhiDar2 chromosome 3, aRhiDar2.hap1, whole genome shotgun sequence genome encodes the following:
- the LOC142748687 gene encoding E3 ubiquitin/ISG15 ligase TRIM25-like — MASADLRDELDCSICLHTYTDPVMLRCGHNFCRVCIDRALDTKHESGLYSCPECREEFQERPALMRNFALRNIIENFLFTQPTQMETGICCTYCVDSAVPAVKSCLLCEASLCDKHLRVHSKAAEHVLAEPSTSLENRKCSVHKKILEFYCPEDATFICVYCSAGEHRGHRVEMLDEASEKKKKKLRNVLQKLTTKREETEKRVQSLEERWRKDQEKAAGEAERVTVLFTDLRRRLDVLEKRVLSEISRQEEEQSLSLSALIQQLEIKKDELSSKMRHIEELCKMTDPLTVLQGPDTGDLCDPEEGGGDEDTGRRDKQLRDVDDLDVALISDTLHTLCDIISGIRSGIYVAVPANILLDVNTAANNIHISDDRKTATCSQVRENRPETAERFQDYNQVISGRRFSSGRHYWDVDSSESGSWMVGMCYPSIDRRGDPSYIGNNNKSWSLRRRTWCNNQCSVRHDSKVTKLSDKISSDRFRICLDYEAGQLSFYELCDPIRHLHTFTATFTEPLHAALCVWEGTLKISGGGSNWEKPS, encoded by the coding sequence ATGGCGTCTGCTGATCTGAGAGACGAGCTGGACTGCTCCATCTGTCTGCACACTTATACCGATCCTGTAATGCTGAGATGTGGACACAACTTCTGCCGGGTCTGTATTGATCGCGCTCTGGATACAAAGCACGAGTCTGGACTTTATTCCTGTCCTGAATGCAGAGAAGAGTTTCAGGAGCGGCCTGCACTGATGAGGAACTTCGCTCTGCGTAACATAATAGAGAATTTCCTGTTTACTCAACCAACACAGATGGAAACCGGGATCTGCTGCACTTACTGTGTGGACTCTGCTGTACCTGCTGTTAAATCCTGTCTGCTGTGTGAAGCTTCTCTGTGTGATAAACACCTGAGAGTTCACAGCAAGGCAGCAGAACACGTCTTAGCTGAACCCAGCACTTCCCTGGAGAATAGAAAATGTTCTGTCCATAAGAAGATCCTGGAATTTTActgccctgaggacgctacttttaTCTGTGTTTATTGTTCAGCAGGAGAACACCGGGGACACCGGGTGGAGATGCTGGATGAGGCCtctgagaagaagaagaagaaactgagaaatgttctgcagaaacTGACCACAAAGAGAGAGGAGACTGAGAAAAGAGTCCAGAGTCTGGAGGAGCGCTGGAGAAAAGATCAAGAAAAAGCAGCTGGAGAAGCCGAGAGAGTCACTGTCCTGTTTACAGACCTCAGGAGACGGCTGGACGTCCTGGAGAAGAGGGTCCTGAGTGAGATCTCCAGGCAGGAGGAGGAGCAGTCACTCTCACTCTCCGCTCTGATCCAGCAGCTGGAAATAAAGAAGGATGAGCTGTCCAGCAAGATGAGACACATTGAGGAGCTGTGTAAGATGACTGATCCACTGACTGTCCTACAGGGACCAGACACAGGTGACTTGTGTGATCCTGAGGAGGGGGGAGGGGATGAGGACACTGGGAGACGTGATAAACAGCTCCGTGATGTGGATGATCTGGATGTGGCTCTGATCTcagacacattacacacattatgtGACATAATATCAGGTATAAGGAGTGGGATCTATGTGGCGGTTCCTGCAAACATATTACTGGATGTAAACACCGCTGCTAATAATATCCATATATCAGACGACCGGAAAACTGCAACCTGTTCACAAGTGAGGGAAAATCGTCCAGAAACAGCAGAGAGATTCCAGGATTATAATCAGGTGATAAGCGGCAGGAGATTTTCCTCAGGGCGACATTACTGGGATGTGGATAGCAGTGAATCGGGGAGTTGGATGGTGGGGATGTGTTACCCCAGTATAGACAGGAGGGGGGATCCATCATACATTGGAAATAATAACAAGTCCTGGAGCTTGAGGCGGAGGACATGGTGTAATAACCAGTGTTCGGTGAGACATGACAGTAAAGTGACAAAGTTATCTGACAAGATCTCCAGTGATAGATTCAGGATATGTCTGGATTATGAGGCCGGGCAGCTGTCCTTTTATGAGCTGTGTGACCCCATCAGACACTTACACACTTTCACTGCCACCTTCACCGAGCCCCTTCATGCTGCATTATGTGTATGGGAAGGTACTTTAAAGATATCAGGGGGAGGCAGCAACTGGGAGAAACCATCATAA